In the Paludisphaera rhizosphaerae genome, one interval contains:
- a CDS encoding RluA family pseudouridine synthase, translating to MHPSHPVPTMSETPLSETPQEFEVKPRTDGRRLDAYLASRFIDYSRSVLQKVIEAGAVEVNGRVVRASYKIRAGDKVRISLPPLHDSTPVAEDIPIEVVYEDEHLTVVNKPADMVTHPSRGNWRGTLVNAIQFHYDQLSTVGGEERPGIVHRLDRDTTGLLVVVKTDLAHRRLGLQFEHRQVHKEYMAIVYGVPQRDSDYIEKPIGFHPIVRERMAVREISDGGRDAVTFYEVVERFQGFALVRCKPRTGRTHQIRVHLASIGHPIIADKPYSGRDRVTLADLEVEGAVADDPASLLIERQALHAQALRFSHPITEAPVELFAPLPPDMSKTLEALRSHRPEISASKRSR from the coding sequence ATGCACCCGAGTCACCCGGTCCCCACGATGTCGGAGACCCCGCTTTCCGAGACGCCCCAGGAGTTCGAGGTCAAGCCGCGGACCGATGGTCGGCGGCTTGACGCCTATCTGGCGAGTCGGTTCATCGACTACTCCCGAAGCGTCCTGCAGAAAGTCATCGAGGCCGGCGCGGTTGAGGTGAACGGGCGGGTCGTGCGGGCTTCTTACAAGATCCGGGCCGGTGATAAGGTCCGGATCTCGCTGCCGCCGCTGCACGACTCGACCCCCGTGGCCGAAGACATCCCCATTGAGGTCGTCTACGAGGACGAACACCTGACGGTCGTGAACAAGCCGGCCGACATGGTGACGCACCCCTCGCGGGGCAACTGGCGCGGGACTCTCGTCAACGCGATCCAGTTCCATTACGACCAGCTTTCCACCGTCGGCGGTGAGGAGCGGCCGGGGATCGTCCACCGCCTCGACCGTGACACCACGGGCCTGCTGGTGGTCGTGAAGACGGATCTGGCTCATCGCCGGTTGGGGCTTCAGTTCGAGCATCGCCAGGTCCACAAGGAATACATGGCGATCGTGTACGGCGTCCCCCAGCGCGACAGCGACTACATCGAGAAGCCGATCGGCTTCCACCCGATCGTTCGCGAGAGGATGGCTGTACGCGAGATCTCCGACGGCGGCCGCGACGCCGTCACGTTCTATGAGGTCGTCGAGCGATTCCAGGGTTTCGCCCTGGTGCGCTGCAAGCCTCGAACGGGTAGGACTCACCAGATCCGCGTCCACCTGGCCAGCATCGGCCACCCGATCATCGCCGACAAGCCGTACTCCGGTCGCGATCGAGTGACGCTCGCCGATCTGGAGGTCGAAGGCGCAGTCGCCGACGATCCTGCTTCGCTCCTGATCGAGCGGCAGGCCCTCCACGCCCAGGCCCTCCGCTTCTCCCACCCCATCACCGAGGCTCCCGTCGAACTGTTCGCCCCTCTCCCACCGGACATGTCGAAGACCCTGGAAGCCCTTCGTTCCCACCGCCCCGAGATCTCCGCTTCGAAGCGGTCCCGTTGA
- a CDS encoding dihydrodipicolinate synthase family protein: MPGPLSGLIPAPYTPFGPDGRLAPEVIDLQASLLKESDIRAVFVGGTTGEWSSLSTAERMALAERWCKTDGGLFQVAVHVGGNNQAECVELARHAREVGATAVAALAPSYFKPATIGDLVEFCVPIAAAAGTLPFYFYDIPGMTNVRLPMSEFLKAAKPRIPNLVGLKFSNTDLVEMSECLQLDGGAFDLLFGADECYLAGLAMGVRGAVGSSFNFAAPLYRRIESAFARGDYETARREQAQSITLIKTLAGFGYLGASKAVIGMLGVECGPVRSPLRHPSREERLEIWERLSRLDVFPRPLKKPE, from the coding sequence ATGCCTGGGCCGTTGTCCGGATTGATCCCCGCCCCTTACACCCCGTTCGGCCCCGATGGCCGGCTCGCCCCGGAGGTGATCGACCTCCAGGCAAGCCTCCTCAAGGAGTCGGATATCCGAGCGGTCTTCGTCGGCGGGACGACCGGCGAATGGTCGTCGCTGAGCACGGCCGAGAGAATGGCGCTCGCCGAGCGCTGGTGCAAGACCGACGGTGGGTTGTTCCAGGTGGCCGTGCACGTCGGCGGCAACAATCAGGCGGAGTGCGTCGAACTGGCTCGCCACGCCCGCGAGGTCGGTGCGACGGCTGTTGCGGCCCTGGCGCCGAGCTACTTCAAACCGGCGACGATCGGCGACCTCGTCGAGTTCTGCGTCCCCATCGCCGCCGCGGCCGGTACTCTGCCCTTCTATTTCTACGACATCCCCGGCATGACCAATGTCAGGCTGCCGATGTCCGAGTTTCTCAAGGCCGCCAAGCCCCGCATTCCCAACCTGGTTGGGCTCAAGTTCTCAAACACCGATCTCGTTGAGATGTCCGAGTGCCTTCAGCTCGACGGCGGCGCGTTCGATCTCCTCTTCGGCGCGGATGAGTGCTATCTCGCCGGTCTGGCGATGGGAGTTCGGGGAGCGGTCGGCAGCAGCTTTAACTTCGCCGCCCCCCTGTATCGTCGAATCGAGTCGGCCTTCGCTCGCGGCGACTACGAGACGGCCCGTCGTGAACAAGCTCAGTCGATCACACTGATCAAGACGCTCGCCGGCTTCGGCTACCTCGGCGCGTCCAAGGCGGTCATTGGGATGCTGGGCGTCGAGTGTGGGCCGGTGCGGTCGCCGCTGCGCCATCCGTCTCGCGAGGAGAGGCTGGAGATCTGGGAGCGCCTCTCCCGGCTCGACGTTTTTCCCCGGCCGCTCAAAAAGCCGGAATGA
- a CDS encoding 3-keto-disaccharide hydrolase has product MSPLRPRLAALFMMLAGGLVASPRSNAQSNAPKETGRWISLFNGKDLEGWIPKFTKSPLGENYRDTFRVEDGLLKVKYDKWDKFNGEFGHLFFHQPFSKYRLRVEYRFVGDQCPNGPGWAVRNSGAMLYGQDPTTMRKDQEFPVSLEVQFLGGAERGKRPTANVCSPGTVFTMGGKLITQHCTNSTSDTFRGDQWVTVEMECHGFGPIKNYVNGQLVMEYEKPQLDLNDPDAARILKNGERDLDGGWISLQAESHPVEFRKVEIMLLDE; this is encoded by the coding sequence ATGTCCCCGCTTCGGCCCAGACTCGCCGCTCTCTTCATGATGCTCGCCGGTGGTCTCGTCGCCTCTCCGCGATCAAACGCTCAATCGAACGCCCCCAAGGAGACCGGACGCTGGATCAGCCTGTTCAACGGCAAGGACCTGGAGGGCTGGATCCCCAAGTTCACGAAGAGTCCCCTGGGCGAGAACTATCGCGACACCTTCCGCGTCGAGGACGGATTGCTGAAGGTGAAGTACGACAAGTGGGACAAGTTCAACGGCGAGTTCGGCCACCTCTTCTTTCATCAGCCGTTCTCGAAGTATCGGCTGCGGGTCGAATATCGGTTCGTCGGCGACCAGTGTCCTAACGGGCCCGGCTGGGCCGTCCGCAACAGCGGGGCGATGCTCTACGGGCAGGATCCGACGACCATGCGGAAGGACCAGGAATTCCCCGTTTCGCTGGAGGTCCAGTTCCTCGGAGGCGCCGAGCGCGGCAAACGCCCGACGGCGAACGTCTGCTCGCCCGGCACCGTTTTCACGATGGGCGGCAAGCTTATCACCCAGCATTGCACCAACTCGACGTCCGACACCTTCCGGGGCGATCAGTGGGTGACCGTCGAGATGGAGTGCCATGGATTCGGCCCGATCAAGAACTACGTCAACGGCCAGCTCGTCATGGAGTATGAGAAGCCTCAGCTCGACCTCAACGATCCCGACGCAGCACGGATTCTAAAGAACGGGGAACGCGACCTGGACGGCGGATGGATCTCGCTCCAGGCCGAGTCGCATCCCGTGGAGTTTCGGAAGGTCGAGATCATGCTCCTCGACGAGTGA
- a CDS encoding WD40 repeat domain-containing serine/threonine protein kinase, producing the protein MSMTPPPEDRDDSDVTPTLPDGVPYHVLDNLDEHEVAEMRAAFERLEAEPNRTSDGTPTRLEALGPFRDLVEIGRGGMGRVYRTLDPATGEDVAVKVTAPALKHDLSVRRRFLREARAAQILQHPGIVPCRGWGEDDGGCYIVSDLCDGPNLETWLKARKGSVPAREAARIVRVLAEAIAHAHSQGVLHRDLKPSNVLLPGATVNSDAEDLSPRLTDFGLARAIDQDAPAGDTPTATGLILGSPPYMAPEQAAGGGHEVDRRTDVYGLGAMLYAVLTGRPPFRGETPRETIKMVINDDPIPVRVLRPGVPKALETIALTCLEKQKDNRYRTAEDLCEDLDAFLENRLIKAPGISRAERFRRWSRRRPKATTALVAGVAALAVLIAAIAAWTYELTNHVKELRRQRDVIARLGYDATIQSAGRDLEDGRLGVAQSKLAELVPGPGMPDFREFAWSLLWNSACREARMLSDQLLSLVQPSISPSGRFLATGSDNSTLKVYDLDQDRVLWSVDTPNRVLALRPTFSPDDQLMAVCFSAPEGEASSRSFCVEVRNLRTGEVVATRAPFLPGKPIWQISLLDDGRLITTILDVDESRPGTVDVLIWSIRNRLLEDHGALRLVGCRAISPDGRRFAAEKDEGFLAVYDLDREWLPGHERIPVEDVCRVVFDEQARRMAVGFERAGEVRVVDTETGLLLMRAAGFSTMIDQIAFHPSANALLVHEKNQEVRLVEPSRGVDLQVFGPTNSPGVGTIRMLFSQDGSVFFVHRSEYMAADHLEVHSSADGVKFGESPGRVKAQMGDWFLRSGGRQELVYGLGRRVWSWDWRASITSHGDQAVTAHRDEGWAIDYSPNGQFIATGADDDGDPVTIKIWEALSKKEVRSWREANGTAADLAFSPDGKLIATVHLSRDRAVRVRETAGGDPFVFEMPEEQWARSVEFDPTGELLLAGGDKGDLMAWNVRSRKLVWSNRLSSPRALALKQLRIHDLEVDAGRARLASASDDGSVRLHELATGEVVAHYQAPAAVYSLALSPDGRVLAAADREGAIHILDADTCRLKRILYGDESDLRAIAFSPDSRTLAAGGLDRVVHLWDPETSQELLSLRGPQAQINGLAFSPDGETLAAIDHSGMLWFWRGSRRAP; encoded by the coding sequence ATGTCCATGACCCCTCCGCCGGAAGATCGCGACGACTCGGATGTGACGCCGACCCTACCGGACGGCGTGCCGTACCACGTCCTGGACAATCTGGATGAACACGAAGTCGCCGAGATGCGAGCCGCCTTTGAGCGGCTCGAGGCGGAGCCGAACCGCACCTCGGATGGAACGCCCACGCGCCTGGAAGCACTTGGGCCGTTTCGCGATCTCGTGGAGATCGGGCGTGGAGGGATGGGCCGAGTCTATCGGACGCTCGACCCGGCGACCGGCGAGGACGTCGCGGTCAAGGTCACGGCCCCCGCGCTCAAGCACGACCTCAGCGTGCGTCGTCGCTTCCTTCGCGAGGCCAGGGCCGCTCAGATCCTCCAACACCCGGGAATCGTCCCGTGCCGGGGTTGGGGGGAAGACGACGGCGGATGCTACATCGTCAGCGACCTCTGCGACGGTCCCAATCTGGAAACCTGGCTGAAGGCGAGGAAAGGCTCGGTGCCGGCGCGCGAGGCCGCTCGGATCGTCCGCGTTCTGGCCGAGGCGATCGCGCACGCCCACTCGCAGGGGGTCCTGCACCGCGACCTCAAGCCATCGAATGTTCTCCTGCCTGGGGCGACGGTGAACTCCGACGCTGAGGACCTCTCTCCTCGGCTCACCGACTTCGGACTGGCTCGAGCCATCGATCAGGACGCCCCGGCCGGCGACACGCCCACCGCGACGGGACTGATTCTCGGTTCCCCCCCCTACATGGCTCCGGAGCAAGCAGCCGGTGGAGGCCATGAAGTCGATCGGCGGACGGACGTCTACGGCCTTGGGGCCATGCTCTACGCTGTGCTGACGGGTCGGCCTCCATTCCGTGGCGAGACCCCCCGAGAAACCATAAAGATGGTCATCAACGATGACCCCATCCCCGTGAGAGTCCTTCGCCCAGGCGTCCCCAAAGCCCTGGAGACGATCGCGCTGACGTGTCTGGAGAAGCAGAAGGATAATCGATATCGGACGGCCGAAGACCTGTGCGAAGATCTCGATGCGTTCCTCGAAAATCGACTGATCAAGGCGCCGGGGATCAGCCGCGCCGAGAGGTTTCGCCGATGGTCGCGACGTCGACCCAAGGCGACCACCGCGCTGGTCGCTGGAGTAGCGGCCCTGGCGGTTCTCATCGCGGCGATCGCGGCGTGGACCTACGAACTGACGAATCACGTCAAAGAGCTTCGTCGCCAGCGCGACGTGATCGCACGTCTGGGATACGATGCGACGATCCAATCGGCCGGACGCGATCTTGAGGACGGCCGCCTCGGGGTCGCTCAGTCCAAACTCGCCGAGCTCGTCCCCGGCCCGGGAATGCCCGACTTCCGTGAGTTCGCCTGGAGCTTACTTTGGAATTCGGCCTGCCGCGAAGCCAGAATGCTGTCGGATCAACTACTCTCACTTGTTCAGCCATCGATTAGCCCCAGCGGCCGCTTCCTTGCGACGGGGAGCGACAACTCGACGCTCAAGGTCTATGACCTGGATCAAGATCGGGTCCTCTGGTCGGTCGATACGCCGAATCGAGTCCTCGCGCTCCGCCCCACATTCTCGCCCGACGATCAGTTGATGGCCGTCTGTTTCTCGGCGCCCGAGGGAGAAGCGTCGTCGCGGAGTTTCTGCGTCGAGGTGCGAAACCTCCGCACGGGCGAGGTCGTCGCGACCCGTGCCCCGTTCCTTCCAGGAAAGCCGATTTGGCAAATCAGTTTGCTCGACGACGGGCGATTGATCACGACGATCCTCGACGTTGATGAATCCCGTCCGGGGACGGTCGACGTCCTCATCTGGTCGATTCGCAATCGCCTTCTCGAAGATCACGGGGCGTTGCGACTTGTCGGCTGCCGAGCCATTTCCCCCGATGGTCGACGGTTCGCGGCGGAGAAGGACGAGGGCTTCCTGGCTGTCTACGACCTGGATCGTGAATGGCTCCCCGGGCATGAGCGGATTCCCGTTGAGGACGTCTGTCGCGTGGTCTTTGATGAGCAGGCGAGACGCATGGCGGTCGGCTTTGAGAGGGCCGGCGAGGTTCGGGTCGTCGATACGGAGACCGGCCTACTCCTCATGCGGGCCGCAGGGTTTTCGACCATGATCGATCAAATCGCCTTCCACCCTTCCGCCAACGCTCTGCTGGTCCACGAGAAGAACCAGGAGGTTCGCCTGGTCGAGCCGTCTCGGGGAGTCGACCTCCAGGTCTTCGGCCCGACCAACTCGCCGGGCGTCGGCACGATCCGAATGCTTTTCTCCCAGGATGGCTCGGTCTTTTTCGTCCATCGCTCAGAGTACATGGCAGCCGACCATCTTGAGGTCCACTCGTCCGCGGACGGCGTCAAATTTGGGGAGTCGCCCGGGCGGGTCAAGGCGCAGATGGGGGATTGGTTCCTCCGAAGCGGAGGGAGGCAGGAGTTGGTCTATGGACTGGGAAGACGCGTCTGGAGTTGGGACTGGCGCGCATCGATCACGTCGCATGGCGATCAGGCTGTCACAGCCCACCGCGACGAGGGATGGGCGATCGACTACAGCCCAAACGGTCAGTTTATCGCGACGGGGGCGGACGACGACGGCGATCCCGTAACGATCAAGATTTGGGAAGCCCTATCGAAGAAGGAGGTCCGTTCCTGGAGAGAAGCCAACGGCACGGCCGCGGATCTGGCGTTCTCGCCAGATGGGAAGCTGATCGCCACTGTCCACCTGTCCAGGGACAGAGCCGTGCGGGTGCGTGAGACAGCTGGAGGCGATCCGTTCGTCTTCGAGATGCCAGAGGAGCAGTGGGCTCGGTCTGTGGAATTCGACCCGACAGGCGAGTTGCTCCTAGCCGGTGGAGACAAGGGCGACCTGATGGCCTGGAATGTCCGCTCGCGCAAGTTGGTCTGGTCGAACCGTCTCTCCAGTCCCAGGGCGCTCGCGCTGAAGCAACTCCGGATTCACGACCTTGAGGTCGACGCAGGGCGTGCCAGGTTGGCTTCCGCTTCCGACGACGGCTCTGTACGACTTCATGAACTGGCTACCGGTGAGGTGGTCGCCCACTACCAGGCGCCGGCCGCGGTCTACTCCCTCGCCTTGAGCCCCGACGGTCGCGTGCTGGCCGCCGCCGACCGCGAGGGGGCGATTCACATACTCGACGCCGACACCTGCCGGCTTAAGCGAATTCTATACGGCGACGAAAGTGACCTTCGGGCGATCGCCTTCAGTCCGGACAGCCGCACGCTGGCGGCTGGCGGACTCGATCGGGTTGTTCACCTTTGGGATCCGGAGACCTCGCAGGAGCTCTTAAGCCTGCGCGGCCCGCAGGCTCAGATCAACGGTCTCGCTTTCAGCCCGGACGGCGAAACGCTCGCCGCCATCGACCATTCGGGGATGCTTTGGTTCTGGAGAGGGTCGCGTCGTGCTCCGTGA
- a CDS encoding TspO/MBR family protein, with the protein MAVERSRFVDILVLLDFLGLTALAAVIGSRATIPHLAVWYAKLRKPPWTPPNSVFGPVWTVLYILMAVAAWRIWRRSDALAQPRKDALACWVFQLALNVGWSWLFFGFHNPALAFIAIISLWLMIIATVISFARVDRPAAGMMAPYLLWVMFAMILNGAIVRLNL; encoded by the coding sequence GTGGCGGTTGAGCGGTCGAGATTCGTCGACATCCTGGTTCTGCTGGACTTTCTGGGCCTCACGGCCCTCGCCGCAGTGATCGGCTCCCGGGCGACCATCCCCCACCTGGCGGTCTGGTACGCGAAGCTTCGAAAGCCCCCCTGGACTCCTCCGAACAGCGTCTTCGGACCCGTCTGGACGGTCCTCTACATCCTCATGGCGGTCGCCGCCTGGCGAATCTGGCGACGGTCCGACGCGCTGGCCCAGCCTCGTAAGGATGCTCTGGCCTGCTGGGTGTTTCAACTCGCGCTCAACGTGGGCTGGTCGTGGTTGTTCTTCGGGTTCCACAACCCCGCGCTGGCGTTCATCGCGATCATCTCGTTGTGGCTGATGATCATCGCCACGGTGATCTCGTTCGCACGCGTCGACCGTCCGGCCGCCGGGATGATGGCCCCGTATCTCCTCTGGGTGATGTTCGCCATGATCCTGAATGGTGCGATCGTGCGGCTGAACCTCTGA
- a CDS encoding Gfo/Idh/MocA family protein: MPPITLNRRRFLGCSAASLALAPGASAQGSPAGDAASPLRVGLIGVGNRGTTLLRTLLEIPGVTIPAVSDPEPRHRARGEGIVEKATGRRPESFPDPRRLLERNDVDAVVVAVPCDLHERISVEALRAGKHLYAEKPMAITVEGCDRLIAESARTPELALHVGFQRRSNPRFREGVGLIRSGTLGHLIEARASWTSSNGPLTGHDGWLGSRRRSGDFMVEQAVHIWDVLNWIHGGPPATAVGWGRRGLFAREHPTRDVTDHYGVELAWADGFRASFVQSYVAPPDDEFTGSHLRVLGVEGGFDFGSGTLTFRDRERPRRSIEPGNRNDTRLAVEAFVAASRAGTSTTPPVSLQEARDATLTGLLVRKAVDEGRLVTLGEVSETSSSV; encoded by the coding sequence ATGCCCCCGATCACCCTCAATCGCCGCCGATTCCTCGGCTGCTCGGCCGCCAGCCTTGCCCTGGCCCCGGGAGCCTCGGCGCAGGGTTCGCCGGCCGGCGACGCGGCTTCCCCGTTGCGGGTAGGCCTGATCGGCGTGGGCAATCGCGGGACGACGCTCCTCCGAACGCTCCTGGAGATTCCGGGCGTCACGATTCCGGCCGTCTCCGACCCCGAACCGCGCCATCGCGCCCGAGGCGAAGGGATCGTCGAGAAGGCCACCGGACGTCGTCCCGAATCCTTCCCAGACCCTCGCCGCCTCCTGGAACGGAACGACGTCGACGCTGTCGTGGTCGCCGTTCCCTGCGACCTCCACGAGCGAATCTCGGTCGAGGCGCTCCGCGCTGGCAAGCATCTGTACGCCGAAAAGCCGATGGCCATCACCGTCGAAGGGTGCGACCGGTTGATCGCCGAATCCGCTCGGACGCCGGAACTCGCCTTGCACGTCGGCTTCCAGCGGCGGTCGAATCCAAGGTTTCGCGAGGGCGTCGGTCTGATCCGCTCGGGAACACTCGGCCATCTCATTGAGGCTCGGGCGTCCTGGACGAGCAGCAACGGTCCGTTGACGGGTCACGACGGTTGGCTCGGAAGCCGACGGCGTTCGGGAGACTTCATGGTTGAGCAGGCCGTCCACATCTGGGACGTGCTCAACTGGATTCACGGCGGGCCGCCAGCCACGGCCGTGGGCTGGGGTCGGCGAGGGCTCTTCGCTCGCGAGCATCCCACCCGCGACGTAACCGACCACTACGGGGTCGAACTAGCCTGGGCCGACGGTTTCCGCGCCTCGTTCGTGCAGAGCTACGTCGCGCCTCCGGACGACGAATTCACCGGCTCGCATCTCCGCGTGCTGGGCGTTGAAGGGGGCTTCGACTTCGGCTCCGGCACGCTGACGTTCCGCGATCGCGAGCGCCCCCGGCGGTCGATCGAGCCTGGCAATCGCAACGACACCCGTCTGGCCGTCGAGGCGTTCGTGGCTGCCTCTCGGGCAGGTACATCGACCACCCCACCCGTCTCGCTCCAAGAGGCTCGGGACGCCACGCTGACCGGCCTGCTTGTCCGTAAGGCCGTCGATGAAGGGCGTCTCGTCACACTCGGCGAAGTCTCCGAGACGTCGTCCTCGGTCTGA